A window of the Flavobacterium sangjuense genome harbors these coding sequences:
- a CDS encoding GNAT family N-acetyltransferase, with protein sequence MNLEWKIRLFEALTITELYNLLQLRSEVFIVEQNCVYQDIDHKDQKALHLIGEDNGQIVAYARLFKPKDYFEEASIGRVVVKPSYRDKKLGHILMREAIYYVKHQIRETKITISAQLYLKSFYESHGFIQTSEMYLEDDIPHIEMKRS encoded by the coding sequence ATGAACTTAGAATGGAAAATAAGACTATTTGAGGCGTTAACTATTACGGAGTTATATAATTTGCTCCAGTTGCGAAGTGAAGTCTTTATAGTGGAGCAAAATTGCGTCTATCAGGACATTGATCACAAAGATCAAAAGGCATTGCATCTAATCGGTGAAGATAATGGACAAATAGTTGCTTATGCAAGATTGTTTAAGCCTAAAGATTATTTTGAGGAAGCTTCCATCGGAAGAGTTGTCGTTAAGCCAAGTTATCGCGATAAAAAACTTGGTCACATCTTAATGCGTGAAGCAATTTATTATGTGAAGCATCAGATTCGCGAAACTAAAATTACGATTTCGGCACAATTATACTTGAAGAGTTTCTACGAAAGTCACGGATTTATCCAAACCAGCGAAATGTATCTCGAAGACGATATTCCGCATATCGAAATGAAAAGAAGTTAG
- a CDS encoding DUF4837 family protein, with the protein MNKTLFLWLFVACLVSSCSLKKDKLPDDSSAAINTIAVIIDDQLWNGEVGDSIRNKFASPVLGLPQEEPLFSINQYPVKLFEGFSTGSRNILIIKKDNENKYEFKKNEFAAPQNAFHISGKTSFEILEILEKNAPEIIKKMREIEIGHNQKIFKDSLLDTKKIQKKFNIDLLIPSKYEYVMRRKNFIWLKSEITSGNNSLIIYQIPWRNIRPNHAVTDIVITRDSIGRAYIHGSDRGTEMVSDEAYSPYFSKTELAGNKCYETKGTWQMKNDFMSGPFINYVIFDKAHRRILVLEGFCYAPSKEKRDLMFELESIIKSIQIKK; encoded by the coding sequence ATGAATAAGACCCTTTTTTTATGGCTTTTTGTTGCCTGTCTTGTGAGCTCTTGTTCATTAAAAAAAGACAAGTTACCCGACGATTCTTCAGCGGCTATAAATACCATTGCAGTAATTATTGACGACCAGCTTTGGAACGGAGAAGTTGGTGACAGTATCAGAAACAAATTTGCTTCACCTGTTTTGGGCTTGCCACAAGAAGAACCATTATTCAGCATCAATCAATATCCGGTAAAACTTTTTGAAGGATTTTCAACTGGTAGCCGCAATATTCTTATCATCAAAAAAGATAATGAGAATAAATATGAATTCAAAAAAAACGAATTTGCTGCACCTCAAAACGCCTTTCATATTTCGGGGAAAACATCTTTTGAAATATTAGAAATTCTTGAAAAAAATGCGCCGGAGATTATTAAAAAAATGCGGGAAATTGAAATTGGCCACAATCAAAAAATCTTTAAGGATTCGTTACTTGATACCAAAAAAATCCAAAAGAAATTCAACATCGATTTATTGATTCCTTCGAAATACGAATATGTAATGCGAAGAAAAAATTTCATTTGGCTCAAAAGTGAAATTACCAGTGGCAACAATAGTTTGATAATTTACCAGATTCCATGGAGAAATATTCGTCCGAATCATGCGGTAACCGATATTGTAATAACTAGGGATTCTATTGGGAGGGCTTATATTCATGGCTCTGATCGTGGAACCGAAATGGTTTCGGACGAGGCTTATTCTCCTTATTTTTCAAAAACAGAACTTGCGGGGAACAAATGTTATGAAACCAAGGGAACCTGGCAAATGAAAAACGACTTCATGTCCGGGCCATTTATTAATTATGTCATTTTTGATAAAGCTCATAGGCGCATTCTGGTTTTGGAAGGATTTTGTTACGCGCCATCAAAAGAAAAGCGCGATCTGATGTTTGAATTAGAATCGATTATTAAATCTATACAAATTAAAAAATAG